The sequence ACCAAAGCCTGCGGACGCAAATCGACGCAGCAGCACAATACTTAGACATCTCAGAGGGACAACTGGAACGGCTGAAAACCCCTGAGCGGATACTGGAAACGAATCTGTCTGTTGAGATGGACGATGGGTCGGTGGAGGTATTCCGTGCGTATCGGTCACAGTTCAACGGCGACCGTGGCCCGTACAAGGGCGGAATCCGCTATCATCCACAGGTAGACCGCGACGAGGTCAAGGCGCTCTCCGGGTGGATGGTCTACAAGACGGCGGCGAGCGATATCCCGCTCGGCGGTGGCAAAGGCGGAATCGTCATCGACCCGAGGAACTATTCCGAGAGCGAACTGGAGCGGGTCACACGCTCATTTGCGAAGGAACTGACGCCACTGATTGGGGCCGACCGTGACGTGCCCGCACCTGACGTCAACACGGGCCAGCGCGAGATGAACTGGATCAAAGACACCTACGAGACACTCGAAAACACGACAGAGCCCGGCGTGATAACCGGGAAGGACCTCGCAAGCGGTGGCAGTGAAGGCCGCGTCGAAGCGACCGGGCGTTCGACGGTCGTCGCAGCACGTGAAGCCTTCGAGTATCTTGACAAGGACATCGAAGGCGCGACGGTCGCGGTTCAGGGCTACGGGAACGCCGGCTGGATCGCAGCGAAACTCATTCACGAAATGGGGGCCAACGTCGTCGCCGTGTCCGATTCGAGCGGCGCGATATACAGCGACGCGTCGTTCGACCCCGTCGCAGTCAAGGACTACAAACGCGAAACCGGGAGCGTCGTCGGATATACCGACGCGGCGGAGGAACTCACGAATGATGAACTGCTCACGCTCGACGTCGACCTGTTGATCCCGGCCGCACTCGAAAACGCCATCGATGAGTCGCTGGCACATGACATCTCTGCCGATGTCATCTCTGAGGCTGCGAACGGACCGATTACTCCCGCAGCAGACGACGTTCTCAGCGACCGCGAGACGCTGGTCATTCCGGATATCCTCGCGAACGCGGGCGGCGTCATCGTGTCGTACTTCGAGTGGGTCCAGAACAGGCAGCGCTTCTACTGGTCCGGAGAGCGTGTGAACGAGGAACTGGATTCGATTATCGTCGAGCAGTTCGGGAACCTCGTCGACGCCTACGAGGAGCGAAACCTCTCCTCGCTCCGAACCGCCGCATACGTCGTTGCACTCCAGCGGGTGATGAACGCCGGCGAGCAGAGCGGCACTTGGCCGTAACGGGTTCTGAACCACATCGGCCGCCGTTCTCGCTGCCATGTTGAGAGCCCTCTGTCACCAAACGACACGATATTAAGACCATCCAGTGAGCAGAGGCACTATGCCAACCGACCGCGTCACCGTCTCTCTCGACGAGGAGACCAAGGAGACGTTAGAAGGGCTAACCGACCGAACTGGGGAAAGCCAGAGCCAGTTGATCCGCGAGGCAATCGCGTTCTACGCGGCAAACTTCGACTCGGCGCACGCAAGTGATAGCGATCACCTCCAGACGTACTACGAAATGCTCTCGACGGGCGAACACGTCCTG is a genomic window of Haloarcula sp. H-GB4 containing:
- a CDS encoding Glu/Leu/Phe/Val dehydrogenase, with product MSDVNPYQSLRTQIDAAAQYLDISEGQLERLKTPERILETNLSVEMDDGSVEVFRAYRSQFNGDRGPYKGGIRYHPQVDRDEVKALSGWMVYKTAASDIPLGGGKGGIVIDPRNYSESELERVTRSFAKELTPLIGADRDVPAPDVNTGQREMNWIKDTYETLENTTEPGVITGKDLASGGSEGRVEATGRSTVVAAREAFEYLDKDIEGATVAVQGYGNAGWIAAKLIHEMGANVVAVSDSSGAIYSDASFDPVAVKDYKRETGSVVGYTDAAEELTNDELLTLDVDLLIPAALENAIDESLAHDISADVISEAANGPITPAADDVLSDRETLVIPDILANAGGVIVSYFEWVQNRQRFYWSGERVNEELDSIIVEQFGNLVDAYEERNLSSLRTAAYVVALQRVMNAGEQSGTWP